A single genomic interval of Megalobrama amblycephala isolate DHTTF-2021 linkage group LG15, ASM1881202v1, whole genome shotgun sequence harbors:
- the chrm4b gene encoding muscarinic acetylcholine receptor M2 has translation MEAGSVLLSRNLEWFVFNGSSTSSPSMLNSSIHSPLPEESYLMSGRPRHAFGTVGVVIIVLITSCISLLTVLGNVLVLLSISVNRNLRTINNYFLFSLACSDLIVGVFSMNLYIVYAVKGYWPLGPQMCDLWLVVDYVVSNASVMNLLLICFDRYFCVTRPLSYPTKRTARWAGVMIAVAWLQSLLLWAPAILLWQARRDSSKVPEGQCYILLLANPAVTLATTIPAFYIPVVIMMILYTRISLASQRRVCKLKSESANLLKPSKTSGGTPTENPDLVNDIKPDETCSFKQDLDLVRTKRLCSMPSVEFSKMDYSLDSSPDASVEDRELDGETSRPKSSTGYTETSRTMQAHCFPNHTTVQVQRQTSHVIFKNARRKALRERKVTKTVLAVLLAFIVTWTPYSVMVLIGTFCRWCVPEILWMVGYFLCYVNSTVNPVCYALCNATFKRTFKRLLMCKFKNLTLK, from the exons ATGGAGGCTGGATCTGTCCTTTTGTCAAGGAACTTGGAATGGTTCGTTTTCAACG GCTCCTCCACAAGTTCTCCCAGCATGCTCAACAGTAGCATACACAGTCCCTTGCCCGAAGAATCATACTTGATGTCGGGAAGACCACGGCATGCATTCGGGACTGTAGGGGTTGTCATCATCGTACTTATCACTAGCTGCATCAGCCTGCTAACAGTCCTAGGTAACGTCCTGGTTCTGCTTTCAATCAGCGTCAACCGTAATCTCCGAACCATCAACAACTACTTCCTTTTTAGTCTTGCTTGTTCAGACCTTATCGTCGGTGTGTTCTCCATGAATCTCTACATTGTTTACGCCGTGAAGGGATACTGGCCTTTGGGACCGCAGATGTGCGACTTGTGGTTGGTTGTGGATTACGTGGTCAGTAACGCCTCGGTGATGAATCTACTTCTGATCTGCTTTGACCGGTACTTCTGCGTCACCCGGCCTCTGAGTTACCCAACCAAACGTACCGCAAGGTGGGCAGGGGTGATGATTGCTGTGGCTTGGTTGCAGTCTCTGCTTCTCTGGGCTCCAGCTATCCTGCTTTGGCAGGCTAGGAGGGACAGTAGCAAGGTCCCGGAGGGACAATGTTACATCCTGCTCCTCGCTAACCCAGCTGtaaccctggcaaccaccatcCCAGCGTTCTACATTCCTGTTGTAATAATGATGATATTGTACACACGGATATCCCTAGCCAGTCAGAGACGGGTTTGTAAGTTGAAGTCTGAATCCGCAAACTTGCTTAAACCATCAAAGACAAGTGGAGGAACACCTACCGAAAACCCTGACCTAGTGAATGACATTAAACCGGATGAAACATGTTCATTTAAACAAGATTTGGATCTCGTTAGAACCAAACGACTCTGTAGCATGCCTTCCGTAGAGTTCAGCAAAATGGACTACTCCTTGGATTCAAGCCCTGATGCCTCTGTGGAAGACCGAGAGCTGGATGGCGAAACCTCAAGACCAAAGAGCTCGACAGGGTATACGGAAACTAGCAGGACAATGCAAGCTCACTGTTTTCCAAACCACACTACCGTTCAAGTTCAACGGCAAACATCCCATGTCATCTTCAAGAATGCCAGACGGAAGGCTCTGAGAGAGAGGAAGGTGACGAAGACCGTCCTTGCCGTTCTTCTAGCCTTCATCGTCACATGGACACCCTATAGCGTTATGGTTCTGATTGGTACCTTCTGCCGCTGGTGTGTCCCTGAAATTCTTTGGATGGTGGGCTACTTTCTGTGTTACGTCAACAGCACGGTTAATCCGGTATGCTACGCGCTCTGTAACGCCACCTTCAAAAGAACCTTTAAACGACTGTTGATGTGCAAGTTCAAAAATCTGACATTAAAATGA
- the mdkb gene encoding midkine b encodes MRSLFSIALVLLVVLMITVEASMKKKEKGKEPKADVECSEWQYGKCVPNSGDCGAGIREATCNEQTKKTKCKVPCNWKKDFGADCKYKFGRWAECDTTTGTRSRSGTLKKALFNAECQTTIKVSKPCTPKTPKPKGGEKKKGKGKEN; translated from the exons ATGCGGAGTTTATTCTCTATAGCGcttgtgctgctggtggtgTTGATGATCACCGTAGAAGCCAGTATGAAGAAAAAAG AAAAGGGCAAAGAGCCCAAAGCAGATGTTGAGTGCAGTGAATGGCAGTATGGGAAATGTGTGCCCAACAGCGGCGACTGCGGAGCTGGCATTCGAGAGGCGACCTGCAACGAACAGACAAAGAAAACCAAGTGCAAAGTCCCATGCAACTGGAAGAAAGACTTTGGCG CTGACTGCAAGTACAAGTTTGGTCGTTGGGCCGAATGTGACACTACTACGGGAACCAGAAGCAGGTCTGGGACATTGAAGAAGGCGCTGTTCAATGCCGAATGCCAGACCACCATTAAAGTGTCCAAACCTTGCACCCCAAAGACCCCTAAACCCAAGGGAGGTGAAAAGAAGAAAGGAAAAGGGAAGGAAAACTAA